A stretch of Synechococcus sp. MIT S9220 DNA encodes these proteins:
- a CDS encoding CYTH domain-containing protein — translation MPLEIERRFLVTGSGWRAHAGEPQQLRQGYLVLSEDGFTVRVRLRADGKAWLTLKAPAEGIARHEFEYELPPADSEALWTLAPHRLIKTRFALSLPGGEWVVDCFEGDNAPLVLAEVELSDASDLVDQPEWCGREVTGEGLWSNAALAYQPISSWPLEMRQRQGLEST, via the coding sequence ATGCCCCTTGAGATCGAACGCCGTTTCCTGGTGACCGGGTCTGGCTGGCGTGCCCATGCAGGAGAGCCACAGCAGCTCAGACAGGGCTATCTGGTCTTGAGTGAGGACGGTTTCACCGTCCGGGTGCGGCTTCGGGCGGATGGAAAAGCTTGGCTCACGCTCAAGGCGCCCGCGGAGGGAATCGCGCGTCATGAATTCGAATACGAACTGCCGCCTGCTGATTCCGAAGCCCTCTGGACGCTTGCGCCCCATCGGTTAATCAAGACCCGGTTTGCCTTGTCGCTTCCCGGTGGCGAGTGGGTGGTGGATTGCTTTGAAGGAGACAATGCACCGCTGGTGCTGGCGGAGGTAGAGCTCAGTGACGCTTCAGATCTCGTTGACCAACCCGAGTGGTGTGGTCGGGAGGTCACCGGCGAAGGGCTCTGGAGCAATGCAGCACTGGCTTATCAGCCGATTTCAAGCTGGCCTCTGGAGATGAGACAGCGTCAAGGTCTGGAGTCGACTTAA
- a CDS encoding rhodanese-like domain-containing protein, protein MNGPTPKPLKASELNDWLNDNTDLTVVDVREQQELVIAPFPHPVKHLPLSDAENWMGSIDDVLPNGGSIVVLCHAGVRSWNFGCWLLENRPSLDVWNLEGGIDAWSVVVDPAVPRY, encoded by the coding sequence ATGAATGGACCCACCCCCAAACCCCTCAAAGCCAGCGAACTGAACGACTGGCTCAACGACAACACCGATCTGACCGTTGTGGATGTGCGGGAGCAGCAGGAACTGGTGATCGCTCCATTTCCGCACCCGGTAAAGCATCTGCCCCTCAGTGATGCTGAAAACTGGATGGGGAGCATTGATGACGTGCTGCCAAACGGTGGTTCGATCGTGGTGCTGTGCCATGCCGGTGTGCGCAGCTGGAATTTCGGTTGCTGGCTGCTCGAGAATCGACCATCCCTGGACGTCTGGAACCTTGAGGGTGGCATTGACGCCTGGAGCGTTGTGGTGGATCCCGCAGTGCCGCGCTACTGA
- a CDS encoding citrate synthase translates to MSQNDGAEIRHERTGLVFRPGLEGVPATQSSICDIDGHAGCLSYRGYPVDDLANHCSFLETTYLLIWGQLPTPQQLRDFEDEVQMHRRVSFRVRDMMKCFPSDGHPMDALQSSAASLGLFYSRRAIDDPQYIYDAVVRLIAKIPTMVAAFQLIRKGQDPIQPRDDLAYSANFLYMLMEREPDPMASRIFDQCLILHAEHSLNASTFSARVTASTLTDPYAVVASAVGTLAGPLHGGANEDVLAMLEEIGTPDQAAGYLDEAMASKRKIMGFGHREYRVKDPRAVILQALAEEMFERFGHDEMYDVARALETAAETRLGPKGIYPNVDFYSGLVYRKLGIPRDLFTPVFAIARVAGWLAHWREQLGANRIFRPSQIYTGSDLRQWTPLEARVPTITT, encoded by the coding sequence GTGAGTCAGAACGATGGTGCCGAGATCCGTCATGAGCGAACGGGTCTGGTGTTCCGCCCCGGACTTGAGGGGGTGCCTGCCACCCAGTCGTCCATCTGTGACATTGATGGTCATGCAGGCTGCCTGTCCTATCGCGGCTATCCCGTCGACGATCTGGCCAACCACTGCAGCTTTCTGGAGACCACATACCTGCTGATCTGGGGGCAATTGCCCACTCCTCAGCAGTTACGCGACTTTGAGGACGAAGTGCAGATGCACCGACGCGTGAGTTTCCGCGTCAGGGACATGATGAAGTGCTTCCCCTCCGATGGGCATCCGATGGATGCTCTGCAGTCCAGCGCAGCGTCTTTGGGTCTGTTTTATTCACGTCGTGCCATCGACGACCCTCAGTACATCTATGACGCGGTGGTTCGGCTGATCGCCAAGATCCCGACCATGGTCGCCGCCTTTCAGCTGATCCGTAAAGGCCAAGATCCCATTCAGCCCAGGGACGATCTGGCGTATTCCGCCAATTTTCTCTACATGCTCATGGAGCGTGAGCCGGATCCCATGGCCTCAAGGATCTTTGATCAGTGCCTGATCCTGCATGCGGAGCACAGTCTCAATGCGAGCACTTTCAGTGCCCGCGTCACCGCCAGCACACTCACCGATCCTTATGCGGTCGTCGCCTCAGCCGTCGGCACGCTGGCTGGTCCCCTTCATGGCGGGGCCAATGAAGATGTCCTGGCGATGCTCGAGGAGATCGGCACACCAGATCAGGCCGCAGGCTATCTCGATGAGGCCATGGCCAGCAAGCGCAAGATCATGGGATTCGGTCACCGTGAATACCGCGTCAAAGATCCTCGTGCGGTGATTCTTCAGGCTCTCGCTGAAGAGATGTTCGAACGCTTTGGTCACGATGAGATGTACGACGTGGCCAGAGCTCTGGAGACAGCGGCGGAAACCCGTCTCGGCCCAAAAGGGATTTATCCCAATGTGGATTTCTATTCCGGACTTGTTTACCGCAAGCTGGGTATTCCCAGAGACCTGTTCACGCCGGTCTTTGCCATCGCAAGAGTGGCCGGATGGCTGGCTCACTGGCGTGAACAGCTTGGTGCCAATCGAATCTTTCGGCCATCTCAGATCTACACAGGCAGTGATCTGCGCCAATGGACGCCACTGGAGGCCCGAGTTCCAACCATCACCACTTAA
- the nuoK gene encoding NADH-quinone oxidoreductase subunit NuoK, which translates to MLSELLSGSVPLEAYLLVAAVLFCTGVWGLINSRNAVRVLMSIELMLNGVNINLMAFSSYVDGQLIRGQIFSVFVITVAAAEAAVGLAILLSLYRNRVTVDMERFNLLRW; encoded by the coding sequence ATGCTCTCCGAGCTGCTGTCCGGTTCCGTTCCTCTCGAGGCCTATCTGCTTGTTGCCGCAGTGCTGTTTTGCACGGGCGTCTGGGGGCTGATCAACAGTCGTAATGCTGTGAGGGTGCTGATGAGCATCGAGCTGATGCTCAATGGTGTGAACATCAATCTGATGGCGTTCTCCTCCTATGTGGATGGCCAGCTGATCCGTGGTCAGATTTTCTCAGTGTTCGTGATCACCGTGGCTGCTGCGGAAGCGGCGGTTGGCCTGGCCATTCTTTTGTCGCTTTATCGCAATCGCGTCACAGTGGACATGGAACGCTTCAACCTTCTGCGCTGGTAG
- a CDS encoding DUF3352 domain-containing protein yields MKGRSFLLALVAVAMVLLTLALGVWWAMARQSPLRIMDRPLELPRAARFMPSDAALTLHWLVDSRQVPAYAQAVAPVRQRQLVNDSTRQLRDGAFALAGLDFSTELAGWIGPEVSFAVLDAPAQQSGEQPKQGWVLALSSRDEDGAKRFLQRFWQTRSLAGTDLQISRYRGMGLISGRGALLGRDPQPIATALIDDDLLLLASGRGVLEQALDVSQLDSQHQLGDPVLAADLQSFGRGAAVLIATPGAMDRWLGVPSAITAREDLQGLVASLTPQGADLALDAVVHFREPLIPRMSQLADSDVLLRDAGGDAETVALLTNPADLLAADANEPLAQWIAPLLRQSIESLSTGAAAAVAGLDEGPMLWQQGPQGWVLGTRPNRPDPEVVDQRLQGLGLTGSTLDSEGQPVQVWTRLARQRRRGEESLQAELAVALERHTGVNWWAETLDGLRRRGESGDLMQRQQQLQELQFASQSVLSQQLALAAAPSRLHLGQWRPWELVQGVAGRSLLPAVKGLAVSAGADPNATSVQDERVSSLRLRARLQLG; encoded by the coding sequence ATGAAAGGGCGCTCGTTCCTGTTGGCTCTGGTCGCTGTGGCGATGGTGCTGCTCACCCTGGCGCTGGGTGTTTGGTGGGCGATGGCTCGTCAGAGCCCGCTGCGGATCATGGACCGGCCACTTGAACTGCCCCGCGCAGCACGGTTTATGCCAAGTGATGCAGCCCTGACGCTGCACTGGCTGGTCGACTCGCGTCAGGTGCCTGCTTACGCCCAGGCCGTTGCGCCCGTTCGCCAGCGCCAACTGGTGAATGACAGCACCCGTCAGCTCAGAGATGGTGCCTTTGCTCTGGCCGGCCTTGACTTCAGCACTGAGCTGGCCGGCTGGATCGGGCCCGAGGTCAGCTTTGCAGTGCTTGACGCTCCTGCACAGCAGTCCGGGGAACAACCGAAGCAGGGTTGGGTCCTGGCACTGTCCAGCCGCGATGAAGATGGGGCCAAGCGCTTTCTGCAGCGTTTCTGGCAGACCCGAAGCCTGGCAGGCACCGATCTGCAGATCTCCCGCTACCGCGGTATGGGACTGATCAGCGGTCGCGGTGCCCTGCTGGGAAGAGATCCCCAACCGATCGCCACGGCCTTGATCGACGACGATCTGCTGTTGCTGGCTTCAGGGCGAGGCGTGCTTGAACAGGCGCTGGATGTCTCTCAACTGGACAGTCAGCATCAGCTCGGAGACCCTGTTCTGGCGGCTGATCTGCAGAGCTTCGGTCGTGGTGCTGCCGTTCTGATTGCCACCCCTGGTGCGATGGACCGCTGGCTGGGGGTCCCCTCAGCGATCACTGCCCGTGAAGACCTGCAGGGGCTGGTGGCATCGCTGACACCGCAGGGCGCTGATCTGGCGCTTGATGCCGTGGTTCACTTCCGTGAGCCTCTGATTCCCCGGATGTCTCAGCTGGCGGACAGCGATGTGTTGCTTAGAGATGCCGGTGGTGATGCGGAGACAGTCGCTCTGCTCACGAATCCTGCGGATCTTCTGGCTGCCGATGCCAATGAGCCCCTGGCTCAGTGGATCGCTCCCCTTCTGCGGCAGTCGATCGAATCCCTGTCGACCGGGGCCGCGGCTGCGGTCGCCGGCCTCGATGAGGGGCCCATGCTTTGGCAGCAAGGGCCGCAGGGCTGGGTGTTAGGCACCCGGCCGAATCGTCCCGATCCCGAAGTGGTGGATCAGCGACTTCAGGGGCTTGGGTTGACAGGCTCCACTCTCGACAGCGAAGGCCAACCTGTTCAGGTCTGGACCCGTCTGGCTCGTCAACGACGTCGAGGAGAGGAGTCGCTGCAAGCTGAACTTGCTGTCGCTCTGGAGCGGCACACCGGTGTGAACTGGTGGGCAGAGACCCTCGATGGTTTGCGCCGTCGCGGTGAGAGTGGGGACCTGATGCAGCGACAGCAGCAGCTGCAGGAGCTGCAGTTCGCGAGTCAGTCAGTGCTGTCTCAGCAACTGGCACTCGCTGCGGCGCCAAGCCGCTTGCACCTGGGTCAGTGGCGACCCTGGGAGCTGGTGCAGGGGGTGGCAGGTCGATCACTGTTGCCAGCTGTGAAAGGTTTAGCTGTCTCTGCTGGGGCTGACCCGAACGCCACCTCCGTTCAGGATGAACGTGTGAGCAGCTTGCGTCTGCGTGCGCGACTCCAGCTCGGTTGA
- a CDS encoding NADH-quinone oxidoreductase subunit J — protein sequence MTIAASTQLICFLVLSSVVVLGALGVVLLSNIVYSAFLLGGVFLAVAGLYLLLNASFVAAAQVLVYVGAVNVLILFAIMLVNKKEDLAPIPGLTLRRLLSGGVCAGLFALLTRVVLTTPWAEGPEPIGEDATVRIGEHLFTDYLLPFELASVLLLMAMIGAIVLARRDVQAVDPGTGELADQGLIEKARTPLLVDQPPS from the coding sequence ATGACGATCGCAGCGTCAACGCAACTGATCTGCTTTCTGGTGCTCAGCTCTGTGGTTGTGCTGGGAGCTCTCGGGGTGGTGTTGCTCAGCAACATCGTCTATTCGGCCTTTCTGCTTGGGGGCGTGTTCCTGGCAGTGGCTGGTTTGTATCTGTTGCTCAATGCCAGTTTCGTTGCTGCAGCCCAGGTGCTGGTCTACGTCGGTGCTGTGAACGTGCTGATCTTGTTTGCGATCATGCTCGTCAACAAAAAGGAAGACCTTGCTCCAATTCCAGGGTTGACCTTGCGTCGCCTGCTTTCCGGTGGCGTCTGTGCCGGCCTCTTCGCCTTGTTAACAAGGGTCGTCCTCACAACTCCATGGGCGGAAGGGCCAGAGCCAATTGGCGAAGACGCCACGGTTCGAATCGGTGAGCATCTCTTTACCGATTATTTGCTTCCTTTTGAGCTGGCCTCAGTTCTGTTGCTGATGGCCATGATTGGAGCAATTGTGCTGGCTCGACGCGATGTTCAGGCCGTCGATCCAGGCACTGGTGAACTTGCGGATCAAGGCCTGATTGAAAAGGCCCGGACTCCCCTGCTGGTTGATCAACCACCTTCCTGA
- a CDS encoding histidine phosphatase family protein — MRDSSSVDLLLLRHGIAAERVCGRDHPDRPLTDRGMRRTLEVVRQLRRLDVQADTLISSPYRRCRQTAELAVQAGLAKSIRLDSALEPGGDPWPLVSRVSGCCLLVGHEPDLSTLAATLIGAPASSLRLRKAGYCHLSWQADLSDPRGQAELQALLRPRLLLPRSV; from the coding sequence GTGCGCGACTCCAGCTCGGTTGATCTTCTTCTCCTGCGCCATGGCATTGCCGCAGAACGGGTCTGCGGCCGTGATCATCCCGATCGCCCCCTGACCGATCGCGGCATGCGGCGAACTCTGGAGGTTGTCCGACAACTGCGGAGGCTGGATGTTCAGGCGGACACACTGATCAGCAGTCCTTACAGGCGATGCAGGCAGACCGCTGAGTTGGCGGTCCAGGCTGGGTTGGCGAAGTCGATCCGTCTGGATTCAGCCCTGGAGCCAGGCGGTGACCCGTGGCCGTTGGTCTCCCGCGTGTCCGGCTGTTGCCTGTTGGTTGGCCATGAGCCAGATCTGAGCACTCTTGCGGCGACGCTGATCGGAGCACCCGCCAGCAGCCTGCGCTTGCGCAAGGCGGGATACTGCCATCTCAGTTGGCAGGCTGACCTGAGCGATCCTCGGGGTCAGGCTGAACTGCAGGCATTACTCAGGCCTCGTCTTTTGCTCCCGCGCTCCGTTTAA
- a CDS encoding LuxR C-terminal-related transcriptional regulator, which yields MVNGDGHGSSNISLSTREVEIIELVAEGLTNQEIAERLTISKRTVDNHVSNVFTKTGSKNRVALLNWAMDHGKICRDGFNCCLLPESSVDAS from the coding sequence ATGGTGAATGGCGATGGACATGGGTCCTCGAACATCTCACTCTCGACACGGGAGGTCGAAATCATCGAACTGGTCGCAGAGGGATTGACCAACCAGGAGATTGCAGAGCGGCTCACCATCAGCAAACGGACGGTCGACAATCACGTCAGCAACGTCTTCACCAAGACTGGCTCCAAGAACAGAGTTGCCCTGCTCAATTGGGCCATGGATCACGGGAAAATCTGCCGTGATGGCTTCAACTGTTGCCTACTCCCGGAATCATCCGTTGACGCGTCCTGA
- a CDS encoding heat-inducible transcriptional repressor HrcA — MKPLPRRQQEVLQATVHHYVDTIEPVGSRALVQRFGIKASSATVRSAMGALEQRGLLTQPHTSAGRVPSPQGYRHYVDCLLPEPGAGAHHLERELTQLSLRWAALDDLLLQLARRLTDFTGLMSLISPPQRSQSNLRTIRLVRSEDRLLVMLVGDSSQAHHLNLRLPHGSAGQVEALERWTSDQLVQAGKLDWSCLPQQLQSCGRALQDALENGNPFQRPIEQAPLVHGVSRLVAEPEFSDSARVRPLLDLMDSDPAAFVPAPAWSDGRVWIGQEHPETALSRCSVVQASYRSGDGGVGQVALIGPMRMAYATARAAVNSVAVTLERLLS, encoded by the coding sequence GTGAAGCCGCTGCCCCGAAGACAGCAGGAGGTTCTTCAGGCCACGGTCCACCACTATGTCGACACCATCGAACCGGTGGGCAGTCGCGCTTTAGTGCAGAGATTCGGAATCAAAGCGAGTTCGGCCACGGTGCGTTCGGCCATGGGAGCTCTGGAACAGCGTGGACTCCTGACCCAGCCACACACGTCAGCGGGTCGCGTGCCCAGCCCCCAGGGCTACCGCCACTATGTGGACTGCCTTCTGCCCGAACCCGGTGCGGGTGCCCATCACCTGGAGCGGGAATTGACCCAGCTGAGCCTGCGCTGGGCGGCACTGGATGACCTGCTGCTGCAGCTGGCACGCCGGCTGACGGATTTCACAGGTCTGATGAGCCTGATCAGCCCGCCGCAACGATCCCAGAGCAATCTCAGAACCATTCGCCTGGTGCGCAGTGAAGACCGCCTGCTGGTGATGCTCGTGGGCGATTCCAGCCAGGCCCATCACCTCAATCTGCGGCTGCCCCATGGCAGTGCCGGTCAGGTGGAAGCCTTAGAACGCTGGACCTCAGACCAACTGGTGCAGGCCGGAAAGCTGGACTGGAGCTGTCTGCCACAGCAGCTGCAATCCTGCGGAAGGGCACTTCAGGACGCGCTGGAGAACGGCAATCCCTTCCAACGCCCGATCGAGCAGGCACCGTTAGTGCATGGGGTGTCGCGGCTCGTGGCTGAACCCGAATTCAGTGACAGCGCCAGGGTGAGGCCTCTTCTCGACCTGATGGACAGTGACCCGGCAGCGTTTGTTCCCGCACCTGCCTGGTCCGACGGACGCGTCTGGATCGGCCAGGAGCATCCTGAGACAGCATTGAGCCGCTGCTCAGTCGTCCAGGCCAGCTATCGCAGCGGTGACGGAGGCGTGGGCCAGGTTGCCCTGATCGGCCCCATGCGGATGGCCTACGCGACCGCTCGTGCGGCCGTCAACTCCGTTGCTGTCACCCTGGAGCGCTTACTCAGCTGA
- the ndhI gene encoding NAD(P)H-quinone oxidoreductase subunit I has translation MFGFLKQVGDYTRDAVDAARNLTQGLAVTFDHMKRRPVTVQYPYEKLIPSERYRGRIHYEFDKCIACEVCVRVCPINLPVVDWVMNKATKKKELRNYSIDFGVCIFCGNCVEYCPTNCLSMTEEYELAAFDRHSLNYDNVALGRLPTSVTTDPSVLPLREFAYLPAGEIDPHVVDPDRPRAGQRPDQLLAAMKSAAAVSTVDAGESTTVSTDRKESAE, from the coding sequence ATGTTCGGTTTTCTCAAACAGGTTGGTGACTACACCAGAGATGCCGTCGACGCGGCGCGCAATCTCACTCAGGGTCTGGCCGTCACCTTCGACCATATGAAGCGCCGTCCCGTCACGGTGCAGTACCCCTACGAGAAGCTGATCCCCTCGGAAAGGTATCGCGGGCGCATCCATTACGAGTTTGATAAGTGCATTGCCTGTGAGGTGTGCGTGCGCGTCTGCCCGATCAATCTGCCCGTGGTGGATTGGGTGATGAATAAGGCCACCAAAAAGAAAGAACTGAGGAATTACTCGATTGATTTCGGGGTGTGCATTTTTTGTGGAAATTGCGTGGAGTACTGCCCCACCAATTGCCTTTCGATGACGGAGGAGTACGAGCTGGCGGCATTTGACCGTCACAGCCTCAACTACGACAACGTCGCACTGGGGCGTCTCCCTACCAGCGTGACCACCGACCCATCAGTTCTGCCTCTGCGGGAATTTGCTTACCTTCCGGCCGGCGAAATCGATCCCCATGTTGTGGATCCCGATCGCCCACGGGCTGGGCAGCGACCCGATCAGCTGCTGGCTGCCATGAAGTCAGCCGCAGCTGTTTCAACAGTGGATGCGGGAGAATCGACCACGGTGTCAACGGATCGCAAGGAGAGTGCTGAATGA
- the nuoH gene encoding NADH-quinone oxidoreductase subunit NuoH — protein sequence MVTFLATSAPALVSPGLDLERSFSQALEGFGLSEQAARLIWLPLPMLLVLVAAVVGVLVTVWLERKISAAVQQRIGPEYAGALGVLQPLADGLKLLVKEDIIPARADSLLFTLGPVLVVVPVILSWLIVPFGQNLLISNVGVGIFLWISLSSVQPIGLLMSGYASNNKYSLLGGLRAAAQSISYEIPLALAVLAVVMMSNSLSTVDIVDQQTGAGILSWNIWRQPVGFLIFWICALAECERLPFDLPEAEEELVAGYQTEYAGMKFALFYLGSYINLVLSALLVSVLYLGGWGFPLPVEWLAGWLGQSVDAPLVQVITGTTGIVMTVLKAYLLVFIAILLRWSTPRVRIDQLLDLGWKFLLPLALVNLLVTAALKLAFPVAFGG from the coding sequence ATGGTGACTTTCCTCGCCACCAGCGCACCGGCTCTGGTCAGTCCAGGCCTGGATCTGGAACGAAGTTTCAGTCAAGCTCTCGAGGGCTTTGGACTGTCTGAGCAGGCAGCTCGCTTGATCTGGCTTCCACTACCCATGCTGTTGGTGCTTGTTGCAGCAGTGGTGGGGGTTCTCGTCACCGTTTGGCTTGAACGCAAGATCTCAGCAGCGGTTCAGCAGCGCATCGGACCTGAATATGCCGGGGCACTTGGTGTTCTTCAGCCCTTGGCTGATGGTCTCAAATTGCTGGTGAAGGAAGACATCATTCCCGCCAGGGCCGACAGTCTGTTGTTCACGCTCGGCCCTGTTCTGGTCGTTGTTCCAGTGATTCTGTCCTGGTTGATCGTTCCCTTCGGTCAGAACCTTTTGATCAGCAATGTGGGTGTAGGCATTTTTCTGTGGATCTCTCTCAGCAGCGTTCAGCCGATCGGCCTGTTGATGAGCGGATACGCCTCGAACAACAAATATTCCCTGCTTGGAGGTCTCAGGGCAGCTGCACAGTCGATCAGCTACGAGATTCCCCTCGCTCTCGCTGTGCTTGCGGTGGTGATGATGAGCAATTCCCTCAGCACCGTCGACATCGTCGATCAGCAAACCGGTGCGGGAATCCTCAGCTGGAATATCTGGCGCCAACCTGTCGGCTTTCTGATTTTCTGGATCTGCGCTTTGGCGGAATGTGAACGCCTTCCGTTCGACCTCCCCGAAGCGGAAGAGGAGCTGGTTGCCGGTTATCAGACCGAATACGCCGGCATGAAGTTCGCGCTCTTCTACCTCGGCAGCTACATCAATCTGGTGCTGTCAGCTCTGCTGGTTTCGGTGCTCTATCTCGGCGGCTGGGGCTTCCCTTTGCCGGTGGAATGGCTGGCCGGCTGGCTGGGGCAATCGGTCGATGCTCCTCTCGTCCAGGTGATCACAGGCACAACAGGCATTGTGATGACCGTGCTGAAGGCCTATCTGCTCGTTTTCATTGCCATCCTGTTGCGCTGGTCGACGCCGCGGGTTCGCATTGACCAGCTTCTTGATCTTGGTTGGAAGTTCCTGCTGCCACTGGCTTTGGTCAATTTGCTCGTGACCGCAGCGCTGAAACTTGCCTTCCCGGTCGCCTTCGGGGGTTAG
- a CDS encoding NAD(+) kinase, producing MRLHRVWLIYRAESPLALKEAKACAKTLESLGVTVSVAMSGLSADPFPGLLASEPELPDLAVVLGGDGTVLGAARHLAVYDVPILCFNVGGHLGFLTHEPGLIRRDGLWRRLQDDHFAMERRMMLQAVVNRADDLNCSVSGEGGQAADDIERHWALNDLYLRPCQEDLAPTCTLELEIDGEVVDQVRGDGLILATPTGSTGYAMAAGGPILHPGIDAIIVSPICPMSLSSRPVVLPPRSRLVIWPLGDGYRPVKLWKDGASGPVLCPGECCVIQRAPHHALMVQLEQSPSYYRTLSRKLHWAGSLVDTMPSPN from the coding sequence ATGCGTCTGCATCGGGTCTGGTTGATCTATAGGGCTGAAAGCCCTCTGGCTTTGAAAGAGGCCAAGGCCTGTGCCAAGACGCTCGAGTCTCTTGGCGTGACTGTGTCTGTGGCGATGAGCGGTCTCAGCGCGGATCCCTTCCCAGGCCTGCTTGCGTCGGAACCGGAACTCCCTGACCTGGCGGTGGTGCTTGGAGGTGACGGCACGGTTCTTGGTGCTGCAAGGCATCTGGCTGTTTATGACGTGCCGATTCTCTGTTTCAACGTCGGCGGTCATCTGGGCTTCCTCACCCATGAACCAGGGCTGATTCGGCGTGATGGTCTGTGGCGACGCCTGCAGGACGACCATTTCGCGATGGAACGTCGCATGATGCTGCAGGCTGTGGTGAATCGAGCCGATGACCTCAACTGTTCCGTATCTGGAGAAGGGGGGCAGGCCGCGGATGACATTGAGCGTCATTGGGCTCTGAATGATTTGTATCTGCGTCCCTGTCAGGAGGATCTTGCGCCCACCTGCACCCTTGAACTGGAGATTGACGGAGAAGTGGTTGACCAGGTCCGCGGAGATGGTTTGATCCTGGCGACTCCAACCGGTTCAACCGGCTACGCCATGGCCGCCGGAGGACCCATCCTCCACCCAGGAATTGACGCCATCATCGTGAGCCCCATCTGTCCGATGAGTCTGTCCAGTCGTCCGGTGGTGCTTCCACCCAGGTCGAGATTGGTGATCTGGCCACTTGGAGACGGATATCGGCCAGTGAAGCTCTGGAAGGACGGCGCCAGTGGGCCGGTGCTGTGCCCTGGTGAATGCTGCGTGATTCAAAGGGCTCCCCATCATGCGCTGATGGTTCAGCTGGAGCAGTCGCCCTCTTACTACCGCACCCTTTCACGCAAGTTGCACTGGGCCGGGAGCCTGGTGGACACGATGCCCTCGCCCAACTGA